From one Chanodichthys erythropterus isolate Z2021 chromosome 3, ASM2448905v1, whole genome shotgun sequence genomic stretch:
- the LOC137002753 gene encoding uncharacterized protein: MADQCDLCLLGLIILSSLLTGTSGVDDLHVFISSGENVRLSCNNALSDCKSTTWTYSRHSGAVELIVLGEKRKNTERHERLSLGSDCSLNIKNITEEDYGSYICQQYMDGGKQEPDAGVNLHVLHVSPSSSSSSSSSQTEISPGRSVTLSCQLYSYSGFSCNYWVRSEGLHLLWVNQAGVDLKTDSRYQILFSSDHCIITLTTTLLNEDDNREWRCQLTLRNQLQTSVRYTVKYSVSSSNSEKKSSQTTAAAPTQGS, translated from the exons ATGGCTGATCAGTGTGATCTGTGTCTGCTGGGACTGATCATTCTCTCTTCACTTCTCACAG GTACCAGTGGAGTGGATGATCTACATGTGTTCATCAGTTCTGGTGAAAATGTCCGTCTGTCCTGTAATAATGCTCTTTCTGACTGCAAATCAACTACATGGACCTACAGCAGACATTCAGGGGCAGTTGAACTGATTGTTTTAGGGGAAAAGAGGAAAAACACAGAGAGACATGAGAGACTGAGTCTGGGGTCTGACTGCTCTCTGAACATCAAGAACATCACAGAAGAAGATTATGGATCTTACATCTGCCAACAATATATGGATGGAGGAAAACAAGAACCTGATGCAGGTGTTAATCTGCATGTTCTTCATG TgtctccatcatcatcatcatcatcatcatcctcacagACTGAGATCAGTCCAGGTCGctctgtgactctctcctgtcaGTTGTATTCATATTCTGGATTCTCCTGTAATTATTGGGTTCGTTCTGAGGGTCTTCATCTGTTGTGGGTGAATCAGGCTGGTGTTGATCTGAAGACAGACTCCAGATAtcagatattattctcatcagATCACTGTATCATCACTCTGACTACAACACTCCTGAATGAAGATGACAACAGAGAGTGGAGATGTCAGCTTACTCTCAGAAATCAACTCCAGACCTCAGTCAGATACACTGTCAAGTATTCAG TCAGCAGCTCAAACTCTGAGAAGAAATCAAGCCAAACTACAGCAGCAGCTCCTACACAAGGttcatga